In Kitasatospora viridis, the following are encoded in one genomic region:
- a CDS encoding TRM11 family SAM-dependent methyltransferase: protein MLTPTHLPTSVWATAQANGPKQRRDRYTPTSTTHPARMLPAIAAHAVRTYTRPGQLVLDPMCGTGTTLVEAVHLGRHALGIDIEGRWTAVTRANLRLARTQGATGTATVTTADARTFADPGRHGAVHLLLTSPPYGTAVHGRVDTTRDTGHSGLARYDSSYGTNPANLAHAPTDRLLTAFTAILRTCRPLLAPGAHVVVIARPWRHHGELVDLPSAILAAGQAAGLLPVERCVALLAGVRDGDLVARPSFSQLQHLRTAREAGLPTHLIVHEDVLILRAR, encoded by the coding sequence ATGCTGACACCCACTCACCTGCCCACCTCCGTCTGGGCCACCGCCCAAGCCAACGGCCCCAAGCAGCGCCGCGACCGCTACACCCCGACCTCCACCACCCACCCGGCCCGCATGCTCCCGGCCATCGCCGCCCACGCCGTCCGCACCTACACCCGCCCCGGCCAACTCGTGCTCGACCCGATGTGCGGCACCGGCACCACCCTGGTCGAAGCCGTCCACCTCGGCCGCCACGCCCTCGGCATCGACATCGAAGGCCGCTGGACCGCCGTCACCCGCGCCAACCTGCGCCTGGCCCGCACCCAGGGTGCCACCGGCACCGCCACCGTCACCACCGCCGACGCACGCACCTTCGCCGACCCCGGCCGGCACGGCGCGGTCCACCTCCTGCTGACCTCCCCGCCCTACGGCACCGCCGTCCACGGCCGCGTCGACACCACCCGCGACACCGGCCACTCGGGCCTGGCACGCTACGACTCCAGCTACGGCACCAACCCGGCCAACCTCGCCCACGCCCCCACCGACCGCCTGCTCACCGCCTTCACCGCCATCCTGCGCACCTGCCGCCCCCTGCTCGCCCCAGGCGCCCACGTCGTCGTCATCGCCCGCCCCTGGCGCCACCACGGCGAACTCGTCGACCTCCCCTCCGCCATCCTCGCCGCCGGCCAGGCCGCCGGGCTGCTCCCCGTCGAGCGCTGTGTGGCCCTCCTCGCCGGAGTCCGCGACGGCGACCTCGTCGCCCGCCCGTCCTTCTCCCAACTCCAACACCTGCGCACCGCACGCGAAGCCGGCCTGCCCACGCACCTGATCGTCCACGAGGACGTCCTGATCCTGCGAGCCCGCTGA
- a CDS encoding alpha/beta hydrolase, whose product MPIGFLITLALLALCTFAALRPPMPRQTSRSNLWCWLGYLLNEQPFLGLALLAASAPPTLTSRVGTPTWWLTAALTALPACGMAALAVRTRSARGVLEAALAAEPGIRMPASRPPVLPILLLPLLSWRPGVRRLRNRRYGDARAQRLDVYLPRSRPQGAPILLYLHGGGFVTGSKLLGARPLLYRMAKRGWVCASANYRLRTAYTDSLTDARQAIAWLREHADELGADPARLVVAGGSAGAHLAATVALTDGSVSGAIGLYGYYGPAGQDASGAPATPHAHVHADAPPFLIVHGALDTLVLAEDARHFADQLDHASSAPVAYAELPGTQHNFDFFHSLRLRAVADAVEGFAVWATRR is encoded by the coding sequence GTGCCCATCGGCTTCCTCATCACCCTCGCACTGCTGGCACTGTGCACGTTCGCCGCCCTCCGGCCGCCCATGCCGCGGCAGACGAGCCGGTCGAACCTGTGGTGCTGGCTCGGGTACCTCCTCAACGAGCAACCGTTCCTCGGCCTCGCCCTGTTGGCCGCCAGCGCCCCTCCGACCCTGACGAGCCGGGTCGGTACACCGACGTGGTGGCTCACGGCCGCACTCACCGCCCTTCCGGCCTGCGGCATGGCCGCGCTCGCGGTCCGCACCCGCTCGGCACGGGGCGTCCTGGAGGCGGCTCTGGCGGCCGAGCCGGGCATCCGGATGCCCGCAAGCCGACCGCCCGTCCTCCCGATCCTGCTGCTACCGCTGCTCTCCTGGCGGCCCGGCGTCCGCCGCCTGCGAAACCGCCGGTACGGCGACGCCCGGGCCCAGCGCCTCGACGTCTACCTCCCCCGCAGCCGACCGCAGGGCGCTCCCATCCTGCTGTACCTGCACGGCGGCGGGTTCGTGACAGGCAGTAAGCTGCTCGGCGCGCGACCGCTGCTCTACCGCATGGCCAAGCGCGGCTGGGTCTGCGCCAGTGCGAACTACCGGCTGCGCACCGCCTACACCGACTCGCTGACGGACGCGAGGCAGGCGATCGCCTGGCTGCGCGAGCACGCGGACGAGCTCGGTGCCGATCCCGCACGTCTGGTCGTCGCCGGCGGATCGGCCGGCGCCCACCTGGCCGCGACCGTCGCGCTGACCGACGGCTCGGTCTCGGGCGCGATCGGACTGTACGGCTACTACGGGCCGGCCGGGCAGGACGCATCGGGCGCCCCGGCCACCCCGCACGCCCATGTCCACGCCGACGCACCACCGTTCCTGATCGTGCACGGCGCCCTGGACACCCTGGTGCTGGCCGAGGACGCCCGCCACTTCGCGGACCAGCTCGACCACGCGTCCAGCGCACCGGTCGCCTACGCCGAACTACCCGGCACCCAGCACAACTTCGACTTCTTCCACTCGCTGCGGCTGCGTGCCGTCGCCGACGCCGTCGAGGGCTTCGCGGTCTGGGCCACCCGCCGATGA
- a CDS encoding response regulator, with amino-acid sequence MTIRVLVADDQAVVRDGVVLLLSSADDIEVVGEAGDGRRAVQLAMELRPDVALVDLRMPELDGARATAEILAANLGVRVLVLTTYADDDAVLPALHAGAAGYLTKDATGEALLAAIRDVAAGRTVLDPAVQQRLVELLVSGGPSTRPSAPAPPTEVQLRAEGLTRREVDVVHLVANGLNNRQVAKELVVSEATVKTHLNHVLAKLALDDRAALVAWAWRHGLADRPRS; translated from the coding sequence ATGACGATTCGGGTGCTGGTCGCCGACGACCAGGCGGTGGTGCGCGACGGCGTCGTGCTGCTCCTCTCCTCGGCCGACGACATCGAGGTGGTGGGCGAGGCCGGCGACGGCCGCCGGGCGGTACAACTGGCCATGGAGCTGCGGCCTGACGTCGCCCTCGTCGACCTCCGGATGCCCGAGCTGGACGGCGCCCGGGCGACCGCCGAGATCCTCGCGGCGAACCTCGGAGTGCGGGTGCTGGTCCTCACCACGTACGCGGACGACGACGCGGTGCTCCCCGCGCTGCACGCGGGCGCGGCAGGCTACCTGACCAAGGACGCCACCGGCGAGGCCCTACTTGCCGCGATCCGCGACGTGGCGGCCGGCCGCACCGTCCTGGACCCCGCGGTCCAGCAGCGCCTGGTCGAACTGCTCGTCAGCGGCGGGCCGTCCACCCGGCCCTCGGCCCCGGCGCCCCCGACCGAAGTCCAGCTGCGCGCCGAGGGGCTGACCCGTCGTGAGGTCGACGTCGTCCACCTCGTGGCCAACGGGCTCAACAACCGCCAGGTGGCCAAGGAACTGGTCGTCAGCGAGGCAACGGTCAAGACCCACCTCAACCACGTGCTCGCCAAGCTCGCCCTCGACGACCGCGCCGCCTTGGTGGCCTGGGCCTGGCGGCACGGCTTGGCCGACCGACCGCGGTCGTGA
- a CDS encoding sensor histidine kinase — protein MPTPRRRPSAELRQAFNRRDLIGAAALVACGAVSVLAAPGPLHKIVVGVLMACAELGMLLGRRYLSWVGGLGAALTIASGLTVTLLAPGGLGEVAVLVGVLVLPLRIPAGPLSTAALMVVSLASGVTIMAITGSAVGLLAGVGTWLMANRSVDQVILQAERDRAVGLLAEVEASRLALREAAATEERNRIAKEMHDVLAHTLAGLSMQLQAIRAIAGREGAPAALTGPLDRAAELARDGVQEARAAVGALRASALRGPDDLAALVRDFPGDAELEVSGPVGRVDRETGHAVYRAVQEAMTNAARYATGSPIRVQVSWLDRELRVTVRDHGRPAGRQPSPVQGSGTGLRTMAERIEAVDGTVAAGPAPGGPGWLVDLRVPSAG, from the coding sequence ATGCCGACCCCACGACGGCGTCCGAGCGCCGAGCTCCGCCAGGCCTTCAACCGCCGCGACCTGATCGGCGCGGCGGCGCTGGTGGCATGCGGGGCGGTCTCGGTCCTCGCGGCGCCCGGCCCGCTGCACAAGATCGTCGTCGGTGTGCTCATGGCGTGCGCCGAGCTCGGGATGCTGCTGGGCCGGCGGTACCTGTCCTGGGTGGGCGGTCTCGGCGCAGCGCTCACCATCGCCAGCGGACTCACCGTCACACTGCTGGCCCCCGGCGGCCTCGGCGAGGTCGCGGTGCTGGTCGGCGTCCTGGTGCTGCCGCTGCGCATCCCCGCCGGGCCGCTGAGCACGGCCGCCCTGATGGTGGTGTCCCTCGCGTCCGGCGTGACGATCATGGCGATCACCGGCAGCGCGGTCGGCCTGCTCGCGGGGGTGGGCACCTGGCTGATGGCCAACCGGTCGGTCGATCAGGTCATCCTGCAGGCCGAACGGGACCGCGCCGTCGGGCTGCTGGCCGAGGTGGAGGCGTCCCGGCTGGCGCTGCGGGAGGCGGCGGCCACCGAGGAGCGCAACCGGATCGCCAAGGAGATGCACGACGTGCTCGCCCACACCCTGGCCGGCCTCTCCATGCAGCTGCAGGCCATCCGCGCGATCGCCGGGCGGGAGGGCGCCCCGGCCGCGTTGACCGGGCCGCTCGACCGGGCCGCCGAGCTGGCCCGGGACGGGGTCCAGGAGGCGCGGGCGGCCGTGGGCGCGCTGCGGGCCTCCGCGCTGCGCGGCCCCGACGACCTGGCCGCGCTGGTCCGGGACTTCCCCGGTGACGCCGAGTTGGAGGTCAGCGGGCCGGTGGGCCGGGTCGACCGCGAAACGGGCCACGCGGTGTACCGGGCCGTCCAGGAGGCCATGACCAACGCGGCCCGGTACGCGACCGGCAGCCCGATCCGGGTGCAGGTGAGCTGGCTGGACCGGGAGCTGCGGGTGACCGTGCGCGACCACGGGCGGCCCGCCGGTCGGCAGCCCTCTCCGGTGCAGGGCAGCGGCACCGGCCTGCGGACCATGGCCGAGCGGATCGAAGCCGTCGACGGAACGGTGGCCGCCGGGCCCGCGCCCGGCGGACCCGGCTGGCTGGTCGACCTTCGGGTCCCCAGCGCCGGATAG
- a CDS encoding amino acid ABC transporter ATP-binding protein, producing the protein MNEPLLNEPLLRIRGLRKAYGSRLVLRSIDLDVAEHQVVCLIGGSGSGKSTLLRCVDLLDTVDDGTVHLGGTELTDPRLDANLARRRIGIVFQAYNLFPHLSVLDNITLAPRQVQKVPRRQAEEAARELLARLGLADKAQDYPDRLSGGQQQRAAIARALATDPQVLLFDEITSALDPELVGEVLDVVTDLKERGLTILMATHEMGFARHAADQVCFLQDGVIREQGTAEQVLTEPRHEATRRFLSRVLER; encoded by the coding sequence GTGAACGAGCCACTGCTGAACGAGCCACTGCTGCGGATCCGCGGCCTGCGCAAGGCGTACGGTTCGCGCCTGGTCCTGCGCTCGATCGACCTCGACGTCGCCGAGCACCAGGTGGTCTGCCTGATCGGCGGATCGGGCTCGGGCAAGTCCACCCTGCTGCGCTGCGTCGACCTGCTGGACACGGTCGACGACGGCACCGTCCACCTGGGCGGAACCGAGCTGACCGATCCCCGCCTGGACGCGAACCTGGCCCGTCGGCGGATCGGCATCGTCTTCCAGGCGTACAACCTCTTCCCGCACCTGAGCGTGCTCGACAACATCACGCTCGCGCCGCGCCAGGTGCAGAAGGTGCCGCGCCGGCAGGCGGAGGAGGCGGCCCGCGAACTGCTCGCCCGGCTGGGGCTCGCGGACAAGGCGCAGGACTACCCGGACCGGCTCTCCGGCGGCCAGCAGCAGCGCGCCGCGATCGCCCGCGCCCTGGCCACCGACCCGCAGGTGCTGCTCTTCGACGAGATCACCTCGGCCCTCGACCCCGAGCTCGTGGGCGAAGTGCTGGACGTGGTCACGGACTTGAAGGAGCGCGGCCTGACCATCCTGATGGCCACCCACGAGATGGGCTTCGCCCGGCACGCCGCCGACCAGGTCTGCTTCCTCCAGGACGGCGTGATCCGCGAACAGGGCACCGCGGAACAGGTGCTCACCGAGCCCCGCCACGAGGCGACCCGGCGCTTCCTCTCCCGCGTCCTGGAACGCTAG
- a CDS encoding amino acid ABC transporter permease, whose amino-acid sequence MEHETTAELDQQADPQDEQYRSTEQYRPSERQRERERFRRTRQRRNRWIATLCTLASAAAVAAAVVASPGWERLHSRFLDGAEFRRTFPAILDGFWLNVRMFLIAEVLILVLGLLIALVRVTRAPGLQPLRLAATLYVDVFRGVPTLLLVFLVGFGLPALQLQGTPSQPWVLGVIALVLSYTAYVGEVLRAGLNSVHPAQRNAARALGLSESQTLRRVILPQAVRNVLPPLLNDFIALQKDTALVAVLGPLEALRAAQIKADYDFNYTPYLGAAALFIAVTIPLTRYADRLQRRAAQRTWAEAGR is encoded by the coding sequence GTGGAGCACGAGACCACGGCCGAGCTGGATCAGCAGGCCGACCCGCAGGACGAGCAGTACCGGTCCACCGAGCAGTACCGGCCCAGCGAGCGGCAACGCGAGCGGGAGCGGTTCCGCCGCACCCGCCAGCGGCGCAACCGGTGGATCGCCACCCTGTGCACCCTGGCCAGCGCGGCGGCGGTGGCGGCGGCCGTGGTCGCCTCGCCCGGCTGGGAGCGGCTGCACAGCCGCTTCCTGGACGGTGCGGAGTTCCGCAGGACGTTCCCCGCGATCCTGGACGGCTTCTGGCTCAACGTCCGGATGTTCCTGATCGCCGAGGTGCTGATCCTCGTCCTGGGCCTGCTGATCGCCCTGGTGCGGGTCACCCGCGCGCCCGGACTGCAGCCGCTGCGCCTGGCCGCGACCCTGTACGTGGACGTGTTCCGCGGGGTGCCGACCCTGCTGCTGGTCTTCCTGGTCGGCTTCGGCCTGCCGGCGCTCCAGTTGCAGGGCACCCCCTCCCAGCCCTGGGTGCTCGGCGTCATCGCGCTGGTGCTCTCCTACACCGCCTACGTGGGCGAGGTGCTGCGGGCCGGCCTCAACTCGGTCCACCCCGCCCAGCGCAACGCCGCGCGGGCGCTCGGGCTGAGCGAGTCGCAGACCCTGCGGCGGGTGATCCTCCCGCAGGCGGTGCGCAACGTCCTGCCGCCCCTGCTCAACGACTTCATCGCGCTGCAGAAGGACACCGCGCTGGTGGCCGTCCTCGGGCCGCTGGAGGCGCTGCGGGCCGCACAGATCAAGGCGGACTACGACTTCAACTACACCCCCTACCTGGGGGCGGCGGCCCTGTTCATCGCGGTGACCATCCCGTTGACCAGGTACGCCGACCGACTGCAGCGCCGCGCGGCGCAGCGCACCTGGGCGGAGGCCGGACGGTGA
- a CDS encoding ABC transporter substrate-binding protein — protein MSLSRTSRTFRTSLAASLGAVLVLAAAACAPQPQSTATAATTTSGNCATSPSLHQQGQLTVATDSPAYSPWFDNNDPSDGKGFESAVAYAVAGKLGFAQNQVKWVVEPFDSSYAPGPKTFDFDINQISSTPERAKTVDFSTSYYTANQAVLVLAKSKYAGATSLAELKGAKIGVQVATTSYQAVLDEIKPGQQPSVFNTTNDEVNALQNGQVDALVTDLPTVFYLAGAQVQGGKILGQFNYDGGTPEQFGLLLGKGSGFTPCVNQALAALKADGTLDKITSQWLSASADAPELKP, from the coding sequence ATGTCGCTCTCCCGTACGTCCCGTACGTTCCGTACGTCCCTCGCCGCCTCGCTGGGCGCAGTCCTGGTGCTCGCGGCCGCCGCCTGCGCGCCCCAGCCCCAGAGCACGGCCACGGCCGCGACGACGACCTCCGGCAACTGCGCGACCAGCCCGAGCCTGCACCAGCAGGGGCAGCTGACCGTCGCCACCGACTCCCCGGCCTACTCGCCGTGGTTCGACAACAACGACCCGTCCGACGGCAAGGGCTTCGAGAGCGCCGTCGCCTATGCGGTGGCGGGCAAGCTCGGCTTCGCCCAGAACCAGGTGAAGTGGGTCGTCGAACCGTTCGACAGCTCCTACGCTCCCGGGCCGAAGACCTTCGACTTCGACATCAACCAGATCTCCAGCACCCCGGAGCGGGCCAAGACGGTGGACTTCTCCACCAGCTACTACACGGCCAACCAGGCCGTCCTGGTGCTGGCCAAGTCCAAGTACGCGGGCGCCACCTCGCTGGCCGAGCTCAAGGGCGCCAAGATCGGCGTGCAGGTCGCCACCACCAGCTACCAGGCGGTGCTCGACGAGATCAAGCCCGGCCAGCAGCCGAGCGTCTTCAACACCACCAACGACGAGGTCAACGCACTGCAGAACGGCCAGGTCGACGCGCTCGTCACCGACCTGCCCACCGTGTTCTACCTGGCCGGCGCACAGGTGCAGGGCGGCAAGATCCTGGGCCAGTTCAACTACGACGGCGGCACGCCGGAGCAGTTCGGCCTGCTGCTGGGCAAGGGCAGCGGGTTCACCCCCTGCGTCAACCAGGCACTCGCCGCGCTCAAGGCCGACGGCACCTTGGACAAGATCACCTCCCAGTGGCTGTCGGCCTCGGCCGACGCCCCCGAGCTCAAGCCGTAA
- a CDS encoding SAM hydroxide adenosyltransferase — translation MTHPPVISLTDCADPNAVARQSARIAALFGATPSVLPLTGPDPEGVAALTLLDLLRATDLVGGPTHPVVVLVNIAPRDGSWTNGAPFCYFRHKQHLVISTLNPRVLAPLQAYLELTEVQVTDVREVVEAAAAQWAELSPAEVEEIVRTQFRSLWYVPLLARWLVDGRPVPARPHALQASAPGATGPADTAGAADAVRVAVVDNFGNCKLDRPVAAIPGSRASDGLSVHSSRDGRRVQVRCYDRLPDVPYGEPGITTGSSGLGFAELVVRGGSAADLFGLREGDSVLAPTH, via the coding sequence ATGACCCACCCCCCGGTCATCTCACTCACCGACTGCGCCGACCCCAACGCGGTGGCCCGGCAGTCGGCCAGGATCGCCGCGCTCTTCGGGGCCACGCCGAGCGTCCTGCCGCTGACCGGGCCCGACCCCGAGGGCGTCGCCGCGCTCACGCTGCTCGACCTGCTGCGCGCCACCGATCTCGTCGGCGGGCCGACGCATCCGGTCGTGGTGCTGGTCAACATCGCGCCGCGGGACGGCTCCTGGACCAACGGGGCGCCGTTCTGCTACTTCCGCCACAAGCAGCACCTGGTGATCAGCACGCTGAACCCCCGGGTCCTCGCGCCGTTGCAGGCCTACCTGGAGCTGACCGAGGTTCAGGTCACCGACGTGCGCGAGGTGGTGGAGGCCGCGGCCGCGCAGTGGGCCGAGCTGTCACCGGCCGAGGTCGAGGAGATCGTGCGGACCCAGTTCCGCAGCCTCTGGTACGTGCCGCTGCTGGCCCGCTGGTTGGTGGACGGCCGCCCGGTCCCCGCGCGGCCGCACGCCCTGCAGGCGTCGGCCCCGGGCGCAACCGGTCCGGCCGACACGGCCGGCGCGGCCGACGCGGTGCGGGTCGCCGTGGTGGATAACTTCGGCAACTGCAAGCTGGACCGCCCGGTCGCCGCCATCCCCGGCTCCCGGGCGTCGGACGGCCTGTCCGTGCACAGCTCGCGCGACGGCCGCCGGGTCCAGGTGCGCTGTTACGACCGGCTGCCCGATGTGCCGTACGGCGAGCCGGGAATCACCACCGGAAGTTCCGGCCTGGGATTCGCCGAACTGGTGGTGCGGGGCGGTTCCGCGGCCGATTTGTTCGGTCTGCGCGAGGGCGACAGCGTTCTCGCCCCCACCCACTGA
- a CDS encoding RNA polymerase sigma factor, translating to MLGPARRTGRERGHPPAGIAGPEAFGEFYRDHVEAVLGFTTRRVADPQLAADLTADIFVAALEAADGYRPDRGAPIAWLYGIARNVIAAHARGRTREQGAVARLSGRRLLDDQDIAALEERIDAQQAVRALADRHAALSEPLRAVLDLVALDGLSTAETAQALGITHATVRVRLHRARRLLRAVHTGPAPIPVPQLEVAR from the coding sequence ATGCTCGGACCAGCACGCCGCACCGGACGTGAACGCGGGCATCCTCCGGCCGGGATCGCCGGGCCGGAGGCGTTCGGCGAGTTCTACCGGGACCACGTCGAAGCCGTCCTCGGCTTCACCACCCGGCGGGTCGCCGACCCGCAGCTGGCCGCCGATCTGACGGCGGACATATTCGTCGCCGCTCTGGAGGCCGCCGACGGCTACCGCCCGGACCGGGGCGCGCCGATCGCCTGGCTGTACGGAATCGCGCGCAACGTGATCGCCGCCCACGCCCGCGGGCGGACCCGCGAGCAGGGCGCCGTCGCGCGGCTCAGTGGGCGCCGGCTGCTGGACGACCAGGACATCGCCGCCCTGGAGGAGCGGATCGACGCCCAGCAGGCCGTCCGCGCGCTCGCCGACCGCCACGCCGCGCTCTCCGAGCCGCTGCGCGCCGTCCTCGACCTGGTGGCGCTGGACGGGCTGAGCACGGCGGAGACCGCCCAGGCGCTGGGCATCACGCACGCCACCGTCCGGGTCCGGCTGCACCGGGCGCGCCGACTGCTGCGGGCCGTGCACACCGGCCCAGCCCCCATCCCCGTCCCGCAGTTGGAGGTCGCACGATGA
- a CDS encoding serine/threonine-protein kinase, translating into MSVGVGYMVNSRYRLDRLIGRGGMGRVWGGHDAHLDRVVAVKELMLPDDLPPEERHELVERAMREARVAARLRHDGVITVHDVVTDGGIPWIVMELVHGSSLAEEVRVRGAMDWRRVAELGAAMADALAHAHAAGVVHRDLKPENVLLSGTRAVIADFGIARILDSTTQLTRTGVAIGTPHYMSPEQLEGREAAPASDMWSLGATLYAIVEGHRPFDATTLTALYVSILTQQPAPPVNAGPLTELLSALLSKDPAMRPDALATADKLRRSLQGPAPVYTPTVLAPARVDRIPSPVPPLPDHPPLQGPTSLEALRPLFVCSPEQVVEQAWLQPVRAQGSPALAVCLRGQALGRLWSSVEVHSTMRLSPAFQVPGLFGPDEGTVLAGGPDATALTVLQWIPDAFSHGTRQVLVDAYLQGQAPVLGRPLDTPDESRQYTTGAVFQHQGIRAIALAGPDAPPVALTGPNRRLQFAGTARPRHLLAAADGIVVGWGGGTGWAPAGAVAWDGSNGRGLHSFGGRPVVTGLTLSTSGALACVSDPNGIAVHETATGTEIGRLPIGTTGGDQSGELTLAYDHLRQIVVVQILHDVIRVWDLNQRQVIAELPGLGEHALAARVMTFGVKPALTVATPRRVGVLNLPVPRFTTMRRP; encoded by the coding sequence ATGTCTGTTGGGGTGGGGTACATGGTCAACAGCCGGTACCGGCTGGACCGCTTGATCGGGCGCGGCGGGATGGGCCGGGTGTGGGGCGGCCACGATGCCCACCTCGACCGGGTCGTCGCGGTCAAGGAGTTGATGCTCCCGGACGATCTGCCTCCTGAGGAGCGCCACGAGTTGGTGGAGCGGGCGATGCGCGAGGCGCGCGTCGCGGCCCGGTTGCGGCACGACGGGGTGATCACCGTCCACGACGTCGTCACCGACGGCGGCATCCCGTGGATCGTGATGGAACTGGTCCACGGCTCCTCCCTCGCCGAGGAGGTCCGCGTACGCGGGGCCATGGACTGGCGCCGGGTCGCGGAGCTCGGCGCCGCCATGGCCGACGCACTCGCCCACGCCCACGCCGCCGGCGTCGTGCACCGCGACCTGAAGCCGGAGAACGTCCTGCTCTCCGGCACCCGCGCCGTCATCGCCGACTTCGGGATCGCCCGGATCCTGGACTCCACCACCCAGCTCACCCGCACCGGCGTCGCGATCGGCACCCCGCACTACATGTCGCCGGAGCAGCTGGAGGGCCGCGAGGCCGCGCCCGCCAGCGACATGTGGTCACTCGGCGCGACGCTGTACGCGATCGTCGAGGGCCACCGCCCGTTCGACGCGACGACACTGACGGCGCTGTACGTCTCGATCCTCACCCAGCAGCCCGCGCCGCCCGTGAACGCCGGACCGCTCACGGAGTTGCTGAGCGCGCTGCTGAGCAAGGACCCCGCGATGCGCCCGGACGCGCTCGCGACGGCCGACAAGCTGCGCCGCAGCCTCCAGGGCCCCGCGCCGGTCTACACCCCGACCGTGCTCGCACCGGCGAGGGTCGACCGCATCCCGAGTCCGGTTCCGCCCCTGCCGGACCACCCGCCGCTCCAGGGCCCGACCTCGCTGGAGGCCCTGCGGCCGCTGTTCGTCTGCTCGCCCGAACAGGTCGTCGAGCAGGCGTGGTTGCAGCCGGTCCGCGCCCAGGGCTCGCCCGCCCTGGCGGTGTGCCTGCGCGGCCAGGCCCTGGGTCGGCTCTGGTCGTCGGTGGAGGTCCACAGCACGATGCGGCTGTCCCCGGCCTTCCAGGTACCCGGGCTGTTCGGCCCGGACGAGGGCACGGTGCTGGCGGGCGGGCCCGACGCCACCGCCCTGACCGTCCTGCAGTGGATTCCGGACGCCTTCTCCCACGGGACCCGGCAGGTCCTCGTCGATGCCTATCTGCAAGGGCAGGCGCCCGTCCTCGGCCGGCCGCTGGACACACCGGACGAGTCTCGGCAGTACACCACCGGCGCCGTGTTCCAGCACCAGGGCATCCGCGCGATCGCCCTGGCCGGGCCGGATGCGCCACCCGTCGCCCTGACGGGGCCGAACCGTCGGCTGCAGTTCGCGGGCACCGCGCGCCCCCGGCACCTGCTGGCCGCCGCCGACGGCATCGTGGTCGGCTGGGGCGGCGGCACGGGCTGGGCCCCGGCCGGGGCCGTCGCCTGGGACGGGTCGAACGGCCGGGGCCTGCACAGCTTCGGCGGCCGCCCGGTGGTGACCGGCCTCACCCTCAGTACCTCCGGCGCACTGGCCTGCGTGTCCGACCCGAACGGCATCGCCGTCCACGAGACGGCCACCGGCACGGAGATCGGCCGCCTGCCGATCGGCACCACCGGGGGCGACCAGTCCGGGGAACTGACCCTGGCGTACGACCACCTCCGGCAGATCGTCGTGGTCCAGATCCTCCACGACGTCATCCGGGTCTGGGACCTGAACCAGCGCCAGGTCATCGCCGAGCTGCCCGGGCTCGGCGAACACGCCCTCGCCGCAAGGGTGATGACGTTCGGCGTCAAACCGGCCCTGACCGTCGCCACACCACGACGGGTCGGCGTGCTGAATCTTCCCGTCCCGAGGTTCACCACCATGAGGCGGCCGTGA
- a CDS encoding VOC family protein, which yields MIDHVFLNVSDLDRSAEFYMQALKPFGISELVDFDGSTAPEWVGDLKGFGAGGVFPLWLREGAATAGTHVGFTAPSKEVVDAAYAAAIAAGATDNGAPGDRPYFAPGYYAANVLDPDGYSLEFTYHGKP from the coding sequence ATGATCGACCATGTTTTCCTGAATGTGAGCGACCTGGACCGTTCCGCCGAGTTCTACATGCAGGCACTGAAGCCGTTCGGCATCAGCGAGCTGGTCGACTTCGACGGCTCGACCGCCCCGGAGTGGGTCGGCGACCTCAAGGGGTTCGGCGCCGGCGGGGTCTTTCCGCTCTGGCTGCGCGAAGGCGCCGCCACGGCAGGTACGCACGTCGGCTTCACCGCACCCTCGAAGGAGGTGGTCGACGCGGCGTACGCGGCGGCCATCGCCGCCGGCGCGACCGACAACGGCGCACCCGGGGACCGCCCTTACTTCGCACCCGGGTACTACGCGGCCAACGTCCTCGACCCCGATGGGTACAGCCTGGAGTTCACGTACCACGGGAAGCCCTGA